Part of the Gemmatimonadota bacterium genome, AACAGAACACTGAGGCCGCGCGACCACAGGTAAATGTGAATAAACTTCATAAGGACTTTGGGAAACAGGCGGAAAGTTGTATGAGAGTGCGGGTAATAGGTCGTTAGACAAAGTACATAATAGCACAAGCCACATGAAAGTCAAGGTAAAATCCGCAGAAATTGGCGGGAGATAAACATCGGTAAGCGCGTCTTTTTTTCAGAGGTAAAAAGCCGTATATTCCGTTGATCGTTAAACTCATTTTTTTAAAAAAGGTTCCTCATGCGCTTGCGCCGGTATGTGATATCCGAACTGATAATGCCGTTTTTATTTGGTTTTTCCGTGATCATCTTCCTTCTCGTCATCGATCTCATTTTGCAAATGCTCGACCGCATTCTGGGAAAAGGCGTACCCATAGGTGTGGTTTTTGAGTTGTTTTTTTTAAACACGGCCTGGATGATTGCCCTCGCCGTTCCGATGGCTGTGCTGGTCAGTACCCTGCTGGCATTTGGTCGCTTGAGTGCCGCGGGTGAAATTGTGGCCATGCGCGCATTGGGCATTGGGATTCATCAGGTTGTTGTGCCGGTTCTGCTTGTCGCCGCGCTGCTGGGAATTGGGCTGGTGATTTTTAATGATCGCATTTTGCCCGAATTTAATCACCGCGCCCGCGTTTTGATGACAGATATTCACCGCAAACGCCCCGCGGTTGCACTCGCAGACAAAGCCGGTGTAATGATTGGCGATTTCAAAAATTACCAGATTTTATTTGATCGCGCTGATGCAGGCGGAAATATACTCCATGACGTACTGGTATATAGCTTTAATAGCGATGGGTTTCCCGAAACAGCGGTTGCCGATTCGGGCGTTGTCGAATTTGACGAAGCGCGAGACGAGGCCCTGCTCTATCTCTTTAATGGGGAAATGCACCGCATTGATCCAGACGATCCCACAGTCTATGCGCTCACAACATTTGCCAAAGCCAGATTGCGGCTCGGAGATGCGGGCCAACAGTTGTCGCGGTCGTCATCGGCATATCGCAATGATCGAGAAATGGATATCGCCACCATGCAGCACAAAATTGCACAGTACGAAAGCGAATTACACCAGGCGAAAGTCAAAAGAGCAAATCTCCTGAATGCGTTTGTGCGCGAAGTGTTAATAGATTCTACAGATACAAAACCCGTGCAGTCGCTGCGCGCTGTATTGGGGCGCGTGGCAGCCGATACGCGAATTGCACGCCATAAGTTGAGAGCAGCAGACCGGTTGCGCGTGGAGGTACACAAAAAATTTTCAATTCCCGCAGCCTGTGTGGCATTCGTGCTGGTGGGCGCGCCAATCGGCGTGTGGGCGCGCAGCAACAGTGTGGCAATTGGCGCGGCGATCAGCATTGGCTTTTTTTTGGCGTGGTGGATTTTTCTCATCGGAGGTGAAAAACTGGCTGACCGCGGGGTGCTCATGCCCTGGTTTGCGATGTGGATACCCAATGTATTGACCGCCCTCGTAGGCGTTGTTCTATCTGCTCGTATTATCTGCGAGTGGGGCGTAAAAAGGAGATAGCCGTGCGTATTATGAGCCGCTATGTCGTCGTCCAATTTGCAATGCCTTTTGGCCTCAGTTTGCTAGCTTTTACCACTGTTTTTGTCGTAATTGATCTGGTAGATCGCCTCAGCGCGTTTATAGACCGCGAAGTTGGCTTGGGAACAATTCTATCTTATTATTTCTGCTATTTGCCCTATATTGTTGTCCTCGTGCTTCCAATGGCGGTCTTGCTCGCGGGGTTGTTCTGTATGGGCGGGCTGATACAGCGCGGGGAATTGCTGGCAATGAAAAGTGCCGGCATAAGTCTTTATCAAGTCGTGATTCCCTTGCAAATACTGGCCCTTGGAATCAGTATTTTGGCCGCTATAATGGCAGATCAAGTCGTGCCGCGAGCAAATCGGGCACGATCGAAAATCGAGCAACCGCGCCGATCAGCAGTCGGGCCTCAGTCCATCCGCGTGCAAATCGCGTTGCGAGATACGGGCAGGCGCGTTTTGTCAATGAGAGAATACGACGCCCAGGCCATGAAAGGACGGCAGGTGTTGCTCGACAAATATAAAGGCGGGTCACTCGCAGAGCGCGTTCGCGCCGAAGAAGCGGTTTGGACCGCCGAAGAATGGCATTTTATAAATGGAGATCGGCGCGTATTTTCAGATAAAAAAGAATTTTATCGCACATTTCGCGTGTGGGCGGCAAAAGATATAACACTAACGCCTGAAGACCTCGTACGCGATGTCGTGCCCGAAGATCAGATGACGTATTCTGAACTGACGGATTTTATCCATCGCAAATCGCGCAACGGCAGCCAGACGCTTCGAGAATCTGTGGCACTTCACATGCGTTTGGCATTTCCATTTGCGAACTTCGTTATCGCCCTTTTTGGCCTGCCTCTGGCCTCTCGCATGCAGCGGACGGGACGCCCCATCCAAATTGGCATGTGCCTGCTAATCTGCTTTGCATTTTACGGGTGCATTCAACTCGGGCGCGCTATGGGTTGGAACGATGTGCTATCTCCTGCCTGGGGAGCCTGGGGGGCAAATGCGATCTTTGGCGCAATCGGGATCATCACGCTTCTCACAACGCGCAAATAGTTAAACACCTTAACATTCGAGGATCCACATGAAATACAATATTCTCCTGATGATCTCCGATCAGCACAGCAAATATCACATTGGTGCTTACGGAGACCCCCTCGTGCGCACGCCCCATCTCGACCAACTGACGGAAAACGGTATGCGCTTTACCAGTGCGTATTGCGCCTCACCCGTTTGCGTGCCCAGCCGCATGTCATTTATGACGTGCCGCATGCCTTCGGCCAATCGCGTGTGGAACAACAATCACCTGCTGCATTCGGGCATTCCCACCTGGGCACATGCCATGGGATTGGCCGGGTATGAAACATCGCTTATTGGGCGGATGCACTTCAACGGACACGACCAGCGACACGGCTTTGAAAATCGTCCCTTCGGCGAATACGGTGCCACACATCCGGGTGCAAACAGGCAGGGCGCGCCCCTCTTCAAAAGCATTTCAACGGCGACCACCGGACAAAATCGCACGGCCGTCGAAATTGCCGGACGGGGATATGGCTCATATCACGTTTTTGACGAAATGGTCGCGGAAAAAACCAGCGCGTATTTGCGCGACAAGGCGAAAAATCCCGGCGACCGCCCCTTTGCTGCCGTGGCGGGATTTCTGTTGCCTCACTGTCCCTTCATCGCACACAAAGAGCTTTTTGATTATTATTACAACCGCGTCGATATCCCCCAACACACGCCAAATGAACCCGCAGCCATTCGCAAATTCAAACAACTTCGCGGCCTCTACCCCCCCCTTGACGAAGAACGCATCCGCGTTGCCCGCGCCGCTTATTTTGGCATGTGCGAATACCTCGACCTGCAAATCGGGCACATCCTTCAGACCCTGCGGGAGACGGGCCTTGACCGCAACACTCTGGTCATTTATTGCTCGGACCATGGCGAAATGGCCGGAGAACACGGCTGCTGGTGGAAAAGCAGTTACTACGAAGGCTCTGTCGGCGTTCCCCTCATCACAAGCCTTCCAGGCGTAATCGCCCCAAATACAGAAAGCAACCAGATATGTAATCTGATGGACATTGGTCCCACCCTGCTCGACATGGCGGATGGAAATCCCTTGCCGGACATTCACGGGCACTCGCTCTGGCCGTTGCTTACAGGGCGAGATTCAGGCGATCACCCCAACGAAACATTCAGTGAACACCTGGGGATAGAACGCACACCCTCGTGTATGATTCGAACGGGACCCTGGAAATGTTACACATACCACGACGATACCGCGCCTGTTCTGTACAATCTTGAAGACGATCCCAATGAAATGTGCGACCTGGGTACCGATCCCAATTATGAACACATCCGCGACCGCCTCATATCCCGCATTTTTGAACACTGGGATCCCGAGTATGTACTCAAAGAATGCGCGAATATCGACCGCGATATACGCCTGATTACCCGCTGGGGACAGACCATTCAACCCATCTTGCCCGATAGCGTCTCGGTGCCCGATGACGCTGAAGATATTGAATGTCTGTGAAGCGAGAGACTGGGACCGGGGGAGACACAGGGACCACTGACGGCTAATCACTTTTGTTTTTAAGTGACAAATGATTCTTTTTTACTTTACTTTAACACCCCCAAATTATCCGTTGTCGCATTTGACTGAATAGTTCTTCGAACTATTTTTACAGAGGGCATATTTATGCAACGCAAGTTTTTAATCCCAACCATATTTGTTATTGTCATCGGGTTCGCGTGGTTATCATCCTATTATACCGACTGGCTGTGGTTCTCGAGCCTCGATTTTCAAGCTGTCTTCTGGACCACCCTGAAAGCGCGTTTCCTGTCCGGCATATTTTACGGTCTTATTGCCGCTGTAGTCATTGGTATCAACCTCCATTATGTCGGACGGTTCACCCGCTCCGCTCTGGAAGCAGACGCCTCACTTTACGAAGGTGAAATGCCTGGCGCAAGCCTGTTGCGCTCAAATACTGGCTATATGTTAATCGCCGCTGTCCTCGTCCTCATTATGGGCAATGTCGGATCCTCCCAGTGGCCCACCCTGTTGCGTTACTGGTATGGGGGATCATTTGGCACTTCCGATCCCATCTTTGGACGCGACGTTGGGTTTTATGTCTTTGATTTGCCCTTTTACCAATTTACAGTCGGTTTTCTCATCGGCACAGTAATCGTATCAGCCCTGGCATCAGGGGTTATTTACATGGCCACAGGCGGTATTCGCTTGCAGGAAAGCATTCAGGTCATGCCGCGCCCCGTCGCACACCTGTCTGCCCTTGCCGGGCTATTCTTGCTGTTTTCGGCTATCAATTATTACCTCAAAATCTACGGCCTGCTCTATTCTCCGGGCGACGTCTTTTTCGGTGCTGGGTTTGTCGATGTCAACGTTCAGCGCTGGATATATTGGCTCCTCATCATTGCCTTTGTCGCAACCGGCATCATGCTCTTGCGAAATATCAAAGCACGTGAAGCGCGCCCACTTCTCATCGGTGTTGGCGTCTTTCTCGTTGGAACCATAGGACTGGGCAGCATCCCGGGTGCAATTGTGCAAAAACTCATCGTAGATCCCACCGAACTCCAGCGCGAAACCCCCTATATCAAGAATAACATCGACTTTACGCGAAAAGCATACGCCCTCGACAGGATTGTGGAACAACCTTTTGAAGCATCCGAGAATCTCACCGCAGCGGATATTGCCGCCAATCCTTTGACCATCCGCAACATCCGCATCTGGGATGAGCGCCCAATGGTGCAAACCTATCAGCAGGTTCAGGAAATTCGTCCCTATTATGTCTTTCCCAGTGTTGATGTTGATCGCTACACTGTTGACGGCGTATATCGACAGGTCATGCTCTCGGGTCGCGAACTCGACACCAATCGCCTACCGGCTCAGGCGCGCAACTGGGTCAATGAAACCCTGCAATATACACACGGATATGGGGTTGCCATGAGCCCGGTTACCCACGTCACCCCCGAGGGTTTGCCAGCGTTTATGATCAAAGATATCCCTCCGGTATCCGACTGGGCAGAGCTACAAATTTCCCGTCCGGAAATCTACTATGGCGAACGTACCTACGGCAACGTGGTCGTCAAAACCAGTGCCGAAGAATTTGACTATCCCCAGCGCGATGGCAATGCGTTTACCACCTACGAAGGCAATGGCGGGGTACCCATGGGGAGTTTCATCAACCGCCTGGCATTTACCATTCGCATGATGGATCCCAATTTGCTCTTGAGTACCTACATCCTATCTGAGAGCAAAATCATGTACCACCGGCAGATCGCCCAACGCGCACGGGAGATCGCGCCCTTCCTCTTCTTCGACTCCGACCCCTATCTCGTTATCTCAGAAGGCCGTCTGTACTGGATTCTGGATGCTTACACAACCACCAACATGTATCCCTATTCCAAACGCATGGGTCGGTCGCAGATCAACTACATCCGCAATTCGGTCAAGGTCGTCATGGATGCCTATCACGGTTCTGTCACCTTTTATCAGGCTGAGGATGAACCCGTGATTGCCGCTTATGCCGCGATATTCCCCACCCTGTTCAAATCAATTGACACCATGCCTGCTGACTTGCGCACCCATGTGCGCTATCCCGTTGACCTCTTCCGCATTCAAGCGACGATGTATCGCGAATATCACATGCAGGAAGTGCAGGTATTTTACAACCAAGAAGACCTGTGGGAAATTCCAAATGAGATCTACGGCCAAAACGATCGCACACAACCGATGGAACCGTATTATATCATCGTCAAATTTCCCGGTGAAGAACGCGAGGAATTTCTGCTGCTCGTGCCCTTCACACCTGCCAAAAAGGACAACATGATCGGCTGGCTTGCCGCGCGATGCGACGGAGAAAACTACGGCGACTTGCTGGTCTATCTCCTGCCAAAAGAAAAACTCATCTTTGGTCCCATGCAACTCGAAGCCCGCATCGATCAGCAGCCAGATATATCGAGCCAACTCACCCTGTGGGGACAGGGCGGCTCCGAAGTCATTCGCGGCAACCTTTTGGCCGTACCCATCGAATCATCTTTCCTGTACGTTGAACCCATCTACCTGCAAGCCCGCCAGGAATCCGAGCAATTCCAACAACAGGGCTTTGAGGGCGAAGGCGGTGGACAGCCGCAGCAGGGACAACCACCGCGTCAACTCCAGCAGAGCACGGCCATCCCAGAACTCAAGCAAGTGATCGTCGCATTTGGTGGACAGGTCATCATGCGCGATACATTTGAAGATGCCCTCAACGAACTGTTTGGCTCTGGTGCGGGGAAAACCCTGGAATCCCCAGGTTCCGAAGAAACATCCACAACAACATCAGAACAACCCGCTGAACGCACCGCAGCAGCGTTGGCCTCAGAAGCAGATATGCAATTCCAGCGCGTGCGGGAATCGCTTCAAAAGTGGGATTGGACA contains:
- a CDS encoding YjgP/YjgQ family permease — protein: MRLRRYVISELIMPFLFGFSVIIFLLVIDLILQMLDRILGKGVPIGVVFELFFLNTAWMIALAVPMAVLVSTLLAFGRLSAAGEIVAMRALGIGIHQVVVPVLLVAALLGIGLVIFNDRILPEFNHRARVLMTDIHRKRPAVALADKAGVMIGDFKNYQILFDRADAGGNILHDVLVYSFNSDGFPETAVADSGVVEFDEARDEALLYLFNGEMHRIDPDDPTVYALTTFAKARLRLGDAGQQLSRSSSAYRNDREMDIATMQHKIAQYESELHQAKVKRANLLNAFVREVLIDSTDTKPVQSLRAVLGRVAADTRIARHKLRAADRLRVEVHKKFSIPAACVAFVLVGAPIGVWARSNSVAIGAAISIGFFLAWWIFLIGGEKLADRGVLMPWFAMWIPNVLTALVGVVLSARIICEWGVKRR
- a CDS encoding YjgP/YjgQ family permease, with the protein product MRIMSRYVVVQFAMPFGLSLLAFTTVFVVIDLVDRLSAFIDREVGLGTILSYYFCYLPYIVVLVLPMAVLLAGLFCMGGLIQRGELLAMKSAGISLYQVVIPLQILALGISILAAIMADQVVPRANRARSKIEQPRRSAVGPQSIRVQIALRDTGRRVLSMREYDAQAMKGRQVLLDKYKGGSLAERVRAEEAVWTAEEWHFINGDRRVFSDKKEFYRTFRVWAAKDITLTPEDLVRDVVPEDQMTYSELTDFIHRKSRNGSQTLRESVALHMRLAFPFANFVIALFGLPLASRMQRTGRPIQIGMCLLICFAFYGCIQLGRAMGWNDVLSPAWGAWGANAIFGAIGIITLLTTRK
- a CDS encoding sulfatase-like hydrolase/transferase, producing the protein MKYNILLMISDQHSKYHIGAYGDPLVRTPHLDQLTENGMRFTSAYCASPVCVPSRMSFMTCRMPSANRVWNNNHLLHSGIPTWAHAMGLAGYETSLIGRMHFNGHDQRHGFENRPFGEYGATHPGANRQGAPLFKSISTATTGQNRTAVEIAGRGYGSYHVFDEMVAEKTSAYLRDKAKNPGDRPFAAVAGFLLPHCPFIAHKELFDYYYNRVDIPQHTPNEPAAIRKFKQLRGLYPPLDEERIRVARAAYFGMCEYLDLQIGHILQTLRETGLDRNTLVIYCSDHGEMAGEHGCWWKSSYYEGSVGVPLITSLPGVIAPNTESNQICNLMDIGPTLLDMADGNPLPDIHGHSLWPLLTGRDSGDHPNETFSEHLGIERTPSCMIRTGPWKCYTYHDDTAPVLYNLEDDPNEMCDLGTDPNYEHIRDRLISRIFEHWDPEYVLKECANIDRDIRLITRWGQTIQPILPDSVSVPDDAEDIECL
- a CDS encoding UPF0182 family protein, with translation MQRKFLIPTIFVIVIGFAWLSSYYTDWLWFSSLDFQAVFWTTLKARFLSGIFYGLIAAVVIGINLHYVGRFTRSALEADASLYEGEMPGASLLRSNTGYMLIAAVLVLIMGNVGSSQWPTLLRYWYGGSFGTSDPIFGRDVGFYVFDLPFYQFTVGFLIGTVIVSALASGVIYMATGGIRLQESIQVMPRPVAHLSALAGLFLLFSAINYYLKIYGLLYSPGDVFFGAGFVDVNVQRWIYWLLIIAFVATGIMLLRNIKAREARPLLIGVGVFLVGTIGLGSIPGAIVQKLIVDPTELQRETPYIKNNIDFTRKAYALDRIVEQPFEASENLTAADIAANPLTIRNIRIWDERPMVQTYQQVQEIRPYYVFPSVDVDRYTVDGVYRQVMLSGRELDTNRLPAQARNWVNETLQYTHGYGVAMSPVTHVTPEGLPAFMIKDIPPVSDWAELQISRPEIYYGERTYGNVVVKTSAEEFDYPQRDGNAFTTYEGNGGVPMGSFINRLAFTIRMMDPNLLLSTYILSESKIMYHRQIAQRAREIAPFLFFDSDPYLVISEGRLYWILDAYTTTNMYPYSKRMGRSQINYIRNSVKVVMDAYHGSVTFYQAEDEPVIAAYAAIFPTLFKSIDTMPADLRTHVRYPVDLFRIQATMYREYHMQEVQVFYNQEDLWEIPNEIYGQNDRTQPMEPYYIIVKFPGEEREEFLLLVPFTPAKKDNMIGWLAARCDGENYGDLLVYLLPKEKLIFGPMQLEARIDQQPDISSQLTLWGQGGSEVIRGNLLAVPIESSFLYVEPIYLQARQESEQFQQQGFEGEGGGQPQQGQPPRQLQQSTAIPELKQVIVAFGGQVIMRDTFEDALNELFGSGAGKTLESPGSEETSTTTSEQPAERTAAALASEADMQFQRVRESLQKWDWTTAGEAMKQLEQSILELKKTLEQ